One region of Armigeres subalbatus isolate Guangzhou_Male chromosome 3, GZ_Asu_2, whole genome shotgun sequence genomic DNA includes:
- the LOC134226593 gene encoding putative ATP-dependent RNA helicase DHX57, whose translation MDGESKQLISDCFLRTIVDPRSTNAPLEPPPTKAPVKVELQVLRLKQDSQDMVMDTLRAIHGDSFQLGDISKYEDKGGRMKKAYWQDRGNLVIQGGCDFSNVKKTGNSNEDKFRMFALIKLGSYGFAKGHCEEALDHCKGDVDDALALLFEKYFPPPVDPVKAECDFSEEELGQMRVDEKEALESIYDKLFVEKERDRVWLLKFKIDHLMGHSPSEVKKMEQLRKKQEEEEQRKRQMAGKKKKPKKEPCWNFAKGKCRYGNKCYFSHGSDSEEEEMFKEKKEKSEEDPNWFFLEIRFQKNSKYPYEAPLVFLKTTCADIPQQLMLRICRRLVQESLSITQDGMPCVYSIAELLQNDEEIQRFIELDRYQFPDPRRSLFFVPEVDEMNNLKIEDLPSHNQMGITSRTAGAKTNPEQLQKEDLNIIRKFMDKQNNASYKDMLRHRKQLPAWNKMSDIISAMESNSVLVISGETGCGKSTQVPQFILDNWLYQSSMLDGKVPHVEIICTQPRRISAIGVAERVADERVEKVGNTVGYQIRLENKISSSTRLTFCTTGILLRRLQSEPMLSNVTHILVDEVHERSEESDFLLLILKQLLEKRSDLKVILMSATLNSTLFSSYFGDVPVLDIPGRTFPVEQLFLEDILEKSEFVLEADSQYCRKLRKGEEEQLLQELEYADVKAANAAPAKTIKDENLKMADMFARYSDYSKATCKTLYLIDPLRINPELIEHVLKYIVEGTDHGWPQEGSIVIFLPGLAEIQTIHEALTDSKLFGPREGKFILVPLHSTLTNEEQALVFRKAPKGKRKIVLSTNIAETSVTIDDCVFVIDCGQMKEKRFDSDRNMESLDIVWVSRANALQRKGRAGRVMPGVCIHLFTKPRFTNHILGQPVPEIHRIPLEPLLLRIKTLETLQGSSLKEILMGTIEPPSEENIEAAKKRLVDVGAFDLDENLTALGHHLATLPVDVRIGKLMLFGAIFQCLDSVLTIAACLSHKSPFVSPFSKRDEADSRKRQFGIANSDHLTMLNAYRKWKETTKRSRYAAHCYAEENYLSTKTLQTIGEMKYQFLELLISIGFVSIDISGRRGKFVKDELLELTGSDINANGENNRLLAAILCAALYPNVIKVLTPEKSFVSGAGGAVPRLPQPSDLRFKTQQDGYVALHPSSINSKYGHFNSPYLVYQEKVKTSRIFIRETTMIPLLPMVLFSGSDLRIELHGGDFVIFLEDGWIALQAETHQVAEMMKFLRLELAKMLELKISDPLLNLANHEHGRKVIGTIVQLITKE comes from the exons ATGGACGGTGAAAGCAAGCAACTGATCAGTGACTGCTTCCTACGGACAATCGTCGATCCGCGTTCGAC GAATGCCCCACTCGAGCCTCCCCCTACGAAGGCACCCGTCAAGGTAGAGTTGCAAGTCCTTCGCTTGAAGCAAGATTCGCAGGACATGGTGATGGACACCTTGCGAGCCATCCACGGGGACTCGTTCCAGCTGGGAGACATTTCCAAATACGAAGACAAGGGTGGCCGCATGAAGAAAGCCTACTGGCAAGACCGGGGGAACTTGGTCATCCAGGGAGGATGTGATTTTTCCAACGTGAAGAAGACGGGGAACTCGAACGAGGATAAGTTCCGGATGTTTGCGTTAATTAAGCTGGGGAGCTATGGCTTCGCTAAGGGACACTGCGAGGAAGCGTTGGACCATTGCAAGGGGGATGTGGATGACGCATTGGCGTTGCTGTTCGAGAAATACTTCCCTCCACCGGTTGATCCGGTGAAAGCGGAATGTGATTTCAGTGAAGAAGAACTGGGGCAGATGCGAGTGGATGAGAAGGAAGCGCTGGAATCGATTTACGACAAGTTGTTTGTGGAGAAGGAGCGCGATCGGGTTTGGCTGTTGAAGTTTAAGATTGATCACTTGATGGGACACAGTCCGTCGGAGGTTAAGAAAATGGAACAGCTGAGGAAAAAGCAGGAAGAGGAGGAGCAACGTAAACGACAAATGGCcggaaagaaaaagaaaccgAAAAAGGAACCGTGTTGGAATTTTGCTAAGGGAAAGTGCAGGTACGGAAACAAATGCTACTTCTCGCACGGTTCTGATTCCGAGGAAGAAGAGATGTTTAAAGAGAAGAAAGAGAAATCAGAAGAAGATCCGAATTGGTTCTTTTTGGAGATACGTTTCCAGAAGAACAGCAAATATCCTTACGAAGCGCCGTtagtttttttgaaaacaacttgtgcaGACATTCCGCAGCAACTAATGCTCCGAATCTGTCGTAGATTGGTTCAAGAATCGTTAAGCATAACACAGGATGGAATGCCATGTGTTTATTCCATCGCAGAATTATTGCAGAATGATGAAGAAATTCAAAGATTTATCGAGCTGGATCGATATCAGTTCCCAGATCCACGCAGATCGTTGTTCTTTGTACCGGAAGTTGACGAAATGAACAATCTCAAGATCGAAGATCTTCCAAGTCACAATCAGATGGGAATAACTAGCCGTACAGCTGGAGCTAAGACTAATCCGGAACAACTGCAAAAAGAGGATTTGAACATCATTCGTAAGTTTATGGATAAACAAAACAACGCTAGCTACAAGGACATGCTACGACATCGGAAACAACTTCCAGCTTGGAACAAAATGAGCGACATAATTTCGGCAATGGAATCTAACTCAGTTTTGGTTATTAGTGGAGAAACTGGTTGCGGCAAATCCACCCAAGTGCCCCAGTTCATTCTGGATAATTGGCTGTACCAGTCGTCAATGCTGGACGGGAAAGTACCCCACGTTGAAATTATTTGCACCCAACCGAGGAGAATCTCCGCCATTGGAGTTGCAGAGCGCGTGGCCGATGAACGTGTTGAAAAAGTTGGAAACACAGTCGGTTATCAGATCCGACTGGAGAACAAAATCTCTTCATCCACTCGGTTAACGTTTTGTACGACAGGAATTTTACTGCGACGTCTACAATCCGAACCGATGTTGAGCAACGTCACCCACATTCTTGTGGACGAAGTGCACGAACGGTCTGAGGAATCAGACTTCTTGCTACTAATCCTGAAGCAGCTGTTGGAAAAACGATCGGATCTCAAAGTTATTCTCATGTCCGCTACCCTTAACTCAACCCTTTTTTCGTCCTATTTCGGTGACGTCCCTGTATTAGATATTCCAGGACGGACCTTCCCCGTTGAACAGCTCTTCCTCGAAGACATCCTTGAAAAAAGCGAATTCGTACTGGAAGCCGATTCCCAATACTGTCGAAAGCTTCGCAAAGGTGAGGAAGAGCAATTACTGCAAGAGCTGGAATATGCCGATGTAAAAGCTGCCAACGCTGCACCGGCCAAGACGATCAAGGACGAAAACCTGAAGATGGCAGACATGTTTGCAAGATATTCAG actaTTCAAAAGCAACTTGTAAAACCCTCTACTTGATAGACCCCCTCCGCATAAATCCTGAGCTTATTGAACACGTCCTAAAGTATATCGTCGAAGGAACTGATCACGGCTGGCCCCAGGAAGGTTCCATCGTAATTTTTCTCCCAGGTTTAGCGGAGATTCAAACCATCCATGAAGCCTTAACTGACAGCAAGCTGTTCGGTCCTCGTGAAGGCAAATTTATCCTGGTTCCATTGCATTCTACCTTGACCAACGAAGAGCAAGCACTCGTCTTCCGAAAGGCACCCAAGGGAAAGCGAAAAATTGTTCTTAGTACCAATATTGCGGAAACGTCGGTTACAATCGATGACTGCGTGTTCGTGATCGATTGTGGCCAAATGAAGGAGAAACGATTCGACTCTGATAGGAATATGGAATCCCTGGATATTGTGTGGGTGTCCCGAGCTAATGCGCTCCAGAGGAAAGGTCGTGCTGGTCGTGTCATGCCTGGAGTCTGTATCCATCTGTTCACAAAACCGCGATTTACGAATCACATACTCGGACAACCGGTTCCGGAAATCCATCGGATACCACTGGAGCCGTTGTTATTAAGAATCAAAACTCTCGAAACTTTGCAGGGCAGTTCTCTGAAGGAGATCCTAATGGGCACGATAGAACCTCCTTCCGAAGAGAACATCGAAGCCGCCAAAAAGCGATTGGTTGACGTTGGAGCATTTGATTTGGATGAGAACTTGACAGCGCTCGGCCATCATTTGGCCACACTTCCGGTCGACGTACGAATAGGTAAACTAATGCTTTTTGGAGCGATCTTCCAATGCCTGGACAGTGTGCTTACCATAGCTGCCTGTCTGAGTCACAAAAGTCCCTTCGTGTCACCCTTCAGCAAACGGGATGAAGCAGACAGCCGAAAACGTCAGTTCGGCATTGCAAACAGTGATCATCTAACGATGCTCAACGCCTACAGAAAGTGGAAAGAAACGACCAAAAGAAGTCGATATGCAGCGCATTGCTACGCTGAGGAAAATTATCTGTCAACGAAAACCCTTCAAACAATAGGTGAAATGAAGTATCAATTCCTGGAGTTGCTCATTTCGATCGGCTTCGTATCCATCGACATCAGCGGTCGACGAGGAAAGTTCGTCAAGGACGAGCTCCTCGAACTAACCGGGTCCGATATCAACGCCAATGGAGAAAACAATAGACTTCTGGCTGCAATTCTATGTGCCGCCCTTTACCCGAACGTCATCAAGGTTCTCACTCCTGAGAAATCATTTGTGAGTGGGGCCGGGGGTGCCGTCCCTCGACTTCCTCAGCCATCCGATCTTCGCTTCAAAACCCAACAAGATGGATATGTCGCACTGCATCCCTCTTCTATCAATTCCAAGTACGGTCACTTTAATTCCCCCTATTTGGTGTACCAGGAAAAGGTAAAAACGTCCAGGATTTTCATTCGGGAAACTACGATGATCCCACTGCTTCCCATGGTGCTGTTCTCCGGCAGTGATCTTCGGATAGAGCTGCACGGCGGAGACTTTGTCATCTTTCTCGAGGACGGGTGGATCGCACTGCAAGCCGAAACGCATCAAGTGGCGGAGATGATGAAGTTTTTGCGGTTGGAGCTGGCAAAAATGCTGGAGCTGAAAATTAGCGATCCGCTGTTGAACCTGGCAAATCACGAGCACGGTCGTAAAGTGATCGGCACGATCGTGCAGTTGATTACGAAGGAGTAG
- the LOC134221555 gene encoding uncharacterized protein K02A2.6-like, whose protein sequence is MIVDQITEKCNSDALRIEILKRDKRSLGEIVALGTTMADTKAKSQQMAREIVSKEGSQVNWVGNKIMTNRQKRPVMKRGVVMSCFACGHEGHLKASKVCPAKDVRCNKCNAVGHFARCCFKQGWKLNQGNNRLPSFGKRKFESNDEAGPSKRIRSVRDEAVEDEQQQKSEGYIFYAMGRNEFHFKVGGVIIPMTIDSGADANIISADSWKQMKEAGVKVLSMSKQSDRVLRAYASKDVLPVVGMFQAEVAAGQNQTTATFYVVTGDKQCLLGESTARELQVLKIGFDIAAIKTPRTTFPKIKGVVAEISIDETVQPVQQPYRRAPFALEELIEKKLTYLLEQDIIERVNQPSRWVSPLVPVMKDSGDVRLCVDMRRANRAVIQEKHPLPVIDDLLGSINGAVRFSKLDVKDAYHQVELSERSREITTFITKYGLFRYKRLMFGICSAPELFQKIMESIVAGLEGVIVYLDDVMVFGSTEKEHDLRLAALLQRLKEFNLQLNTQKCQINVTSLEFLGHQLSEEGIRPTESRVQAIKQFRPPTTVAELRSFLGLVTYVGRFIPNLASKTDPLRCLLRTGATFKWSQIHQVAFDSIKAEIESTRFLGFFNPKDTTILIADASPTGLGAVLLQENTAKEKRIIAFASKALTDLERKYFQTEREALALVWAVEKFRLYLLGTTFRLITDCKPLDFLFSYRSKPCPRIERWVLRIQSFRFQVVYEPGATNLADALSRLSMDHPVSFDGEEEGYIRCLVAAAIPNAITVKEVEEESIKDSSINDLINALDGGQWSDSVKAFKPFESELYRSGNLVLRESRLVIPMALRKRILQLAHESHPGIGTMKRRLRQKVWWPGIDKDVERMIKSCKSCVIVSSLEPHEPLKRTLMPESAWVDLAADFVGPLPSGHNLLVIVDYFSRFIEVIVMKQITAALTVKAFHETFCRFGMPETLKTDNGPQFISEELGKFCKQFGIELRKTTPYWPQANGEVERVNGMLAKHLKISQAEDTDWIYACVYLCTIRLPIQQQE, encoded by the exons ATGATTGTCGATCAGATTACGGAGAAATGCAATTCCGATGCATTGCGCATAGAAATCCTCAAAAGGGATAAAAGGTCATTGGGAGAAATAGTGGCACTAGGTACAACCATGGCAGATACGAAGGCAAAATCACAGCAGATGGCTAGGGAGATCGTGAGCAAAGAAGGTAGTCAGGTGAACTGGGTTGGTAATAAAATAATGACTAATAGACAGAAGCGGCCGGTTATGAAGAGAGGCGTGGTCATGTCATGTTTTGCGTGTGGCCATGAAGGACATCTAAAGGCCAGCAAAGTATGCCCGGCAAAGGATGTTCGATGCAACAAATGTAACGCTGTAGGTCATTTTGCAAGATGTTGTTTCAAACAAGGTTGGAAGTTGAATCAGGGTAATAATCGTTTACCTTCTTTCGGCAAACgcaagtttgaatcaaatgatgaagctgGTCCATCCAAACGGATTAGATCAGTCAGAGACGAAGCCGTAGAGGACGAGCAGCAGCAGAAATCAGAGGGATATATTTTTTACGCGATGGGCCGAAATGAGTTCCACTTTAAGGTTGGTGGAGTGATTATTCCAATGACCATAGATTCTGGCGCGGACGCCAACATCATTTCGGCAGATTCTTGGAAGCAAATGAAGGAAGCAGGTGTGAAGGTGCTTTCAATGTCTAAGCAGTCAGACAGAGTTTTGAGGGCATACGCTTCGAAGGATGTGCTTCCAGTTGTTGGAATGTTCCAAGCGGAGGTGGCCGCAGGTCAAAATCAAACCACGGCGACTTTCTACGTAGTGACGGGTGACaaacaatgtttgttgggagaaTCTACAGCACGAGAGTTACAGGTACTCAAGATTGGATTCGATATAGCTGCGATCAAGACACCCAGGACGACATTCCCAAAAATCAAAGGTGTAGTAGCAGAAATATCTATCGATGAAACGGTGCAGCCAGTGCAACAGCCTTATAGGCGAGCTCCTTTCGCTCTGGAGGAACTTATCGAGAAAAAGTTAACATATTTGCTAGAGCAGGACATTATCGAACGCGTAAACCAACCATCCCGCTGGGTATCCCCATTAGTACCTGTGATGAAGGACTCAGGCGACGTCAGGCTCTGCGTGGATATGCGTCGCGCCAACAGAGCAGTTATCCAGGAGAAACATCCGTTACCGGTAATTGACGATTTGTTAGGCAGTATCAATGGTGCAGTACGGTTCTCAAAGTTGGACGTCAAGGACGCGTATCACCAAGTGGAACTCTCCGAGCGTTCACGCGAGATTACAACGTTCATTACCAAGTATGGATTATTCAG ATATAAGAGACTTATGTTTGGTATCTGTTCAGCCCCTgagctttttcaaaagataatgGAATCTATAGTGGCAGGACTAGAAGGAGTTATCGTTTATCTTGACGATGTTATGGTGTTCGGCTCTACAGAAAAGGAACACGATTTACGGCTGGCCGCACTTTTGCAGCGATTGAAGGAATTCAACCTTCAGTTGAATacccaaaaatgtcaaatcaaCGTGACAAGCTTGGAATTTCTAGGGCATCAATTATCTGAAGAAGGCATAAGACCAACAGAGAGCAGGGTTCAAGCCATTAAGCAGTTTAGGCCACCAACTACTGTGGCGGAATTACGTAGTTTTTTAGGACTTGTCACATACGTTGGGAGATTTATACCAAATTTAGCTTCTAAAACAGATCCTCTTCGGTGTTTGTTACGGACCGGAGCTACTTTCAAATGGAGTCAAATTCACCAAGTGGCTTTCGACTCGATCAAAGCCGAAATAGAATCCACTCGATTCCTAGGCTTCTTCAACCCGAAAGACACGACAATCCTTATTGCGGATGCAAGCCCTACAGGGCTAGGTGCAGTGTTGCTACAAGAGAATACAGCGAAAGAAAAACGTATTATTGCGTTTGCAAGCAAAGCCTTAACAGACCTTGAAAGAAAGTACTTTCAAACCGAACGGGAGGCTTTGGCCTTAGTGTGGGCTGTGGAAAAATTTCGACTATATCTTTTGGGTACGACGTTTAGACTGATAACGGATTGTAAACCGCTGGATTTCTTGTTCTCGTACCGTTCCAAGCCGTGCCCTAGAATAGAAAGGTGGGTGCTGCGGATACAATCATTTCGCTTCCAAGTTGTGTACGAACCAGGAGCAACAAATTTAGCAGATGCATTGTCCAGGCTATCGATGGATCATCCGGTTTCATTTGATGGAGAAGAAGAGGGGTATATCCGATGTCTCGTGGCAGCAGCGATTCCGAATGCGATTACGGTTAAAGAAGTGGAGGAGGAGTCTATCAAAGATTCATCGATAAACGATCTCATTAATGCATTGGACGGAGGTCAATGGTCAGATTCTGTCaaggctttcaagcctttcGAGTCAGAATTGTACCGCTCCGGCAATTTGGTCTTGCGGGAGAGTCGACTGGTGATACCAATGGCACTCCGGAAAAGAATACTCCAACTGGCTCATGAGTCACATCCAGGAATTGGAACAATGAAAAGGCGCTTGAGGCAAAAGGTATGGTGGCCAGGAATTGACAAAGATGTCGAGAGAATGATCAAGAGTTGCAAGTCATGTGTGATTGTTTCTTCTTTAGAACCCCACGAGCCCCTCAAGCGAACTCTGATGCCAGAAAGTGCATGGGTAGACTTGGCGGCTGATTTCGTAGGCCCTCTGCCATCAGGGCACAATTTATTAGTTATTGTAGATTATTTCAGCCGATTCATCGAAGTGATCGTTATGAAACAGATCACAGCAGCTCTGACCGTGAAAGCTTTCCACGAGACTTTCTGTAGATTTGGAATGCCGGAGACATTAAAAACGGACAATGGTCCACAGTTTATTAGCGAGGAACTGGGCAAATTCTGTAAACAATTTGGGATTGAGCTCAGGAAAACAACTCCTTATTGGCCACAGGCCAATGGAGAAGTAGAACGAGTCAACGGAATGCTGGCAAAGCACCTTAAAATCAGCCAAGCAGAGGACACGGATTGGATCTACGCATGTGTGTACTTATGTACAATTCGACTCCCCATTCAACAACAGGAGTAG